The sequence attaaaacaaTGAACATATCGCTTTTGCTTTGCCACCTGTTCTTTGATAAACCTCTGAGAATAAAGACAGAAACTGAATGTTCCAAATCTCCAGTGTGGCCCAGCCACCATGAGGTCCgtttacaaatcaaataataaatacaggCATCCAAATGAGCTACGACagcaaatatttttgaaaatattttcCTCATGCATACACACAAGCATACATCTGACTGAGATTTATGAGCTTTCTAACCCCTCTTATCCACTATTAACAGTTACTCTTTACAGTGCAACAGCATGGCAGCAAATGGACAGCAGtgctttcattaaaaaaaggaatggaaaataaaaataaaaatatatacaacattATGGAAAAGCAGTTGTTTCATCTTTTGGTCCTGCATCCATCATAGACAAAACTGCTTTTGGAAAATGCTTCCTCATATCAACAACAGTAGTTTCCACAAGACTGTGAAGGGCTGTGAGGGGACAGAAGGGGAACACGTGTTAACTTTGTCActttcctctttgtttctcatgtttgaTACAATTGGCCTGGAGCTGTTCAATCACCTGTAGAGTGACCAGACCCTAAATTGAAAAGTGAAAGTAACCATGGCCATAGCAACCAAGAAAAATATCAAGGCATATAAAGCAACATTGACCATTAGCAAGTCACTTGAGGCCAATGGAAAGCTCTGGCACGTCCCGTATCAGTTcatgttttgaaaaaaagaagaaagtaaattctcaattaaaaaaacatccaaattaTTGTCATATTAGCATTATGCTAATCAAGAGGAGGACGAGTTCCTTCAGGAATGGATTCCAACAAATAAAACTTGAACATACTGTTGAGATTACAGTAAAACACCAGATATGCGCCGTTTCACCAGTTTCTTTTCAAAACCACACGTCAGGTTTTCTGCTGTGCAGAATTATGACACAGCATGGGTGTAACGTCACATGCTTGAAGTGACAAACAACAGCCTGTGCTGTATCACAACTACAGGGTTAAAGCCACGGGTCATTTCTTATGACCCAATGAGAAAGAAACACTACTTGTTTTCTTGATACTGCTGGTTATCTATCAATGTTTGTTCCATGTTGCACTGCTCTGcacaacaaatattttttatatattgaaATAGCTCCACATTTAAAATCTGGAGGTAACTGTATCCCTTGAAAACAAACGTTAAAAGTTAGAAAATGGCCTCCAACTATTTTCCGATAGTCACTGAAAATCCTGTGGCTGAAATCTCAGCTCGACAATAAGATGAATTAGCGTCTCTCACCTTGTTACAATTGAGAACCTTCCGAGCCTCCGTGTGAGTAGCCCCCTTTAGATTTCATCTGGGCCTGAACAAGGTCCACCTGCACATCATGGCAGAAGTGTTAGTTTACATTTGCGCTGTTGGTTCAATATTTTGAAGACAGGACCAAAAACTTACTGATGCCAATCCTATGCCCATGTCCCCGGAGCCTACATGTGTCGTGTGAACAAAATTTGTTGGTTCTCCGATCATGGAGCGATCGATTCGTCGCCGTCGTTTCTGAAAACCAGTGGTCATCATTAGCccccaaaacaaacatacataagTGAATATTTCTAATTCTGTTTCTAAACAGCAGGCCTGTGCAGTGAAGCTCAAACTGAGACAAACGTCAGTGTTCCATTATGTTATCTGTTAACAGTCAGACTGGCTGAAAACAACTGAAtattcactgtgacactgagaCTTATTGAATCTGTGCAAGTGTTGTGTGGTTGGCTGGTGGCCAGTATACATTTTATCACACataaccacttttttttcataataaattgtctaagaataaataaataaataaataaatatattacattttatttacacatcttGGAACAACCTAATGTATTAATCTATACACATCAACAGCAGAACATTATTACAATTGTACTGGACATGTCAGAAAAGACCACAGGCCATGTTTCTAATGAGGTTAAGGTTTGCAGAAATTCCATATTATCTCACATAAGACAAGTAGAGATTATCTAAAATAGTTGGGCTGAGTCATAAGGACCAATCAGGTTGCACTACAGACTGacaacactcactcagtcactcttGTCGCCTCTATTtagacatttctttctttttgtccaaaGTGTATAGGACTGTGTGTGGTAGTTATACACTCAATTA is a genomic window of Solea senegalensis isolate Sse05_10M linkage group LG7, IFAPA_SoseM_1, whole genome shotgun sequence containing:
- the LOC122772323 gene encoding CDC42 small effector protein 2-like, coding for MTEFWVCFSCCIAEQPQPKRRRRIDRSMIGEPTNFVHTTHVGSGDMGIGLASVDLVQAQMKSKGGYSHGGSEGSQL